A region of the Nitrospirota bacterium genome:
TCCCATAAGGGCAATATTGTCAGGAGTCGGGCCTATAAATACAATACCGGCTGCTTCACATGCCTCAGCAAAATGGGCATTCTCAGCAAGAAAACCATAACCGGGGTGTATGGCCTCTGCATCAGTTATTTCTGCCGCACTCAGGATGTTAGGGATATTCCTGTAACTCTGCGCACTATCTGCCGGGCCGACACATACCCTCTCATCGGCAAATCTTGCATGGAGGGCGGTCTCATCAGCAGTGGAATAGATCGCCACGGTCTTTATCCCGAGCTCTTTACATGCGCGAATTATACGGAGGGCAATCTCCCCGCGGTTTGCTATAAGAATTTTGTGGAACATAATTATAAAGGCTCTATCTTAAAAAGTGCCTTTCCATACTCAACAGGCTGGGAATCTTCCACCAATGCCTCCACGATCTTTCCATCTATCTCTGCCTCAATCTCATTCATTAACTTCATGGCCTCAACTATGCAGAGTATCTGACCCTTCTTGACCACATCACCTACGTTAACATATGATTCTCCACCAGGAGTAGGTGACCTGAAAAATGTCCCTACAATGGGGGACCGTACCGTAAAATATTTATCATCAACCACTTCTGTAGTAATGGTCTGAGCGCCCTTATTTACGGGTAAGGCCGGAATAGATGCAGTTAATGTTTCGTGAATTCTTCTCGGGCTGTATATACTCTGTGGTGATAATTTCTTTATCCTGACCCTGGTCCCCTCTTTTTCAATCTCCAGTTCCGAGATGTCTGAATCTTTAAGAAACTCAGAAAGATCCCTGAGATAATCAAGATCAACCAACGACTTTTTCTTTTTCATTTCACCCTTTCAAGAAATGTCCCTGTTCTGGTATCTACCTTAATCATATCTCCTTCATTCAGGTATAAAGGAACCTTGACTACTGCCCCGGTTTCAAGGTAAGCAGGCTTTGTCCCCCCCGTGGCAGTATCTCCCCTTATGCCCGGGTCTGTCCTGACAATAGTAAGTTCAACTGATATAGGCAGATCAATACCAATAGGGTCACCATTAAAATATAAAATGTTCAGCATCATATTCTCTTTGAGATAATTTTTACTGTCACCGAGCTGATCTTCCCGAACAAACAACTGTTCGTATGAATTTACATCCATAAACCAGTACTGACCCTCAGTGCAATAGAGGTATTGCACCTCCTTTTCCTCCAGGTTAGGTTCATCAAGTTTTTCATTAATTCTATATGTCCTCTCGATAACACTCCCGCTTTTAAGGCTTTTTAATTTGGTCCGGCAAAATGCCCCGCCTTTTGCCGGTTTAACATGCTGGGCCTCTATGACTTTGTATGGCTCTCGATCTATCTCCACCTTGTGTCCATTTCTCAAATCACCAACAACTATCACATTTACCTCCTTATTGTATCGCTCTACAGCAGGGAAACCCCATTACTGTATACTCCTGCTGTTATCTGCTGCATTCTCACTTTTTAGCAGGCCTTACTGCATCTACCGCTGCCCTTAATCCCAGAAGATAGCTGTTAACACCAAATCCGGATATCTGCCCGACAGCCACCGGTGATATGTAAGAGTGATGACGAAACTCTTCCCTGCCGTAAATGTTTGACATGTGGACTTCTACAGTCGGTATGCTTACAGCAGCAACCGCATCACGCAGTGCAATGCTTGAATGGGTATACCCTCCGGGATTTATTATAATAGCATCATATGCGCCGTCGGCCTCATGTATTATATCAATGAGTTTACCCTCTGAGTTAGACTGGAAGAAGGAAACTTCTGCATCCAGCTCCTTTGCATAAAGTCTCAAGGTATTGTTTATTTCATCGAGTGATGCGCTGCCGTAAACACCAGTCTCTCTCCTGCCCAGCATATTAAGATTCGGTCCATGGATAATCAGTACTTTTGGCATTCTGCCGCTCATCCCCTGTTTTTCCTTACTTTGTTAAGAAGGTCATTGAGTCTTGCAGTCTTCTGTTCAGTAGTTTCTGTATCAGAATCAACTTTAGAATTCGAAGCCGTATTATTACCTGATGATTGACCCATCCCCACTCCTTCGATTCCTCCCAGGTGTGTCATCAGTTTTCCCCTTACAGATTCGTTAGCAGGGTCTTTCTGTAAAATCTTCCTGAATATCTCTATGCCTTTCGACTTCTCTCCCTGTGCAATGCAGATATCTCCCATGCTTTCTGTCAGGAATTCATCGGAAATTCCATCAGACGGTGTTTCTTCTGATGCAACCGCCCAGCCGGAGGTGAAATCAATTACAGGGGCCGCAGGGTCATCTGATGAGGAGGTCTGTTTAAGATTATTTAATAAACCTGAAATCTCCATGTCTCTGGGACTAAAGATTAAGACTGCCTCACATGATTTTATGGCAGAATCAACCATGCCGGCATCCTTATAGAGAAAGGCGAGCTTTCTGTTGGCTAACAGGTTATCAGGACTTACCCTGACTACGTGCTCAAACTCCTGAATAGCCTCCTCAATCATTCCCTTTGCAATGTATGCCTTACCAAGAGAAACTCTCGCACTTAGATAATCCGGGTATGTCGTAATACCTTCTTTAAGTAAATCAATCGCCTCGTCGAGGCGTCCTGTTCTTATGTACTCTTCAGCTATTGGAATGAAATTTCTGTCACGTTTATCGGTATTCATAATGTCCGCGATTCGTTCCTTACAAGGCATCGTTTGAATCCCTGAAACAATATTGAAACTAATTCAGCACAAGTTCCAGGTGACACGATTGGCACTATCATGCCCCAAAGTTATTTATCAGCCTGTAAATTACATGATCCAGGATTTTATCAGCAACCGTCTTCTTTGTCATCATTGGAAATTCAATCACATCTCCCCACCGGTCAAGCAACGTGACAATATTGGTATCAACCTCAAACCCGGCTCCTGCCTTTGTGATATCGTTTGCGACTATCATATCCAGATTCTTCGAGATGAGCTTCTCCTTTGCGTTGCCGACAACGTTCTCTGACTCTGCAGCAAAACCTGTAATGAACTGTTTACCCTTCTTTCCTGATATCTCATTTAGAATATCCTGTGTCTTAACGAGATGGAGCGTAATGCCTTCTGCATCTGTATTTAAAGAAGGCAGTTTGTCTTTTTTTATCTTTGAATCTGAAACCTCTGCAGGTTTAAAGTCAGAGACAGCAGCGGACATTACGACAACATCTGACTCAGGCAGCCTGTTTATTACAGCGTTGAACATATCCTCAGATGACGTAACATTTACAATCTCTACACCAGGAGGCTGATCAATGGCTACAGGACCGCTGATGAGAATAACCCTGGCCCCGCGCCTTTTTGCGGCCGCTGCAACTGCATAGCCCATCTTACCTGATGAATGATTGCTCAAAAAACGAACGGGATCAACAGCCTCCCTTGTAGGTCCTGCTGTTACCAGTACTGTTCGACCCTCAAAATCCCTAACAGAGGGTTCTGCAATAGTCTCTTCTACCATTGCCAGTATATCTTCAGGCTCTGACATTCTGCCGCTTCCTTCAGCGCCTGAGGCAAGGTGACCGCTTACAGGGCCTATAAAGGATACGCCCAGTTGTCTGAGGTATGAGATATTCTTCTGAACGATCCTGTTCTCATACATCTCGTAGTCCATGGCTGGAGCTATTAATACAGGACAGGTACATGCAATCAGGATGGTGCTTAACAGGTCATCTGCTATTCCGGCGGCCATCTTGCCTATGATGTTTGACGTAGCCGGCGCTATGATAGCCATATCAGCCTTTCTTCCGATGTACAGATGAGATATCTCCCCACCCTGACTCAGGTCAAACATATCTGTATAAACCCGATTACCTGACAACACCTGAAAGGTCAGTGGAGCCACAAACTTTTCAGCCTCAGGCGTCATTACTACTGTAACGTCTGCGCCATGTTCAACAAGTCTTCTCAGGAGATAGACAGATTTATATGCTGCAATACTACCTGTCACACCAAGGATTATCTTTCTACCTGAAAGCCCCATCTTAATGCCTCTTATCTGATATCAATCCTCCGCCCCTGAATTGCCGGCGCTGCCTTCTGTATCATCCACATAATTCCCCAGCTCTTTTTCAATCTCTTTCTTTACCTGATCCTCTTCAGCTGCCGATTGAGACCCGGCCGCAAGTTTCTCCTTCTGATCTATTGACTCACGGAGGGCCTTACGTGCGTCTTTACCTTTAACTATTACAACGTCGCAGGAGACTATCTCTTCCAGTGCCACTGTAGACTCCTTAAGATATCTGAGTGGCACACATGGTTTCGCCCCGTTGATAAGCTTCCTGGCCCGTTCAGTGGCAACGACAACCAACCTGAACCTGCTGTCGAGCCTGTCTTTATCAAAAACTATTGGTAATGATACAATCTCCAAAATTTTATCCTCCTATCTTTTCAAAGAAATTATTCTCAACCCATCTGTTGTTTATCCGTTCAACCCTTATTCGTGCGCTCACAATAATGGACTTGAGCTCAGTAAGTGCCCTGTCAAAATCATCATTTATGATGAGATAATCATACATCCTGTAATCCTTTATCTCTTCCCTTGCAACATTCATTCTTCTGTCGATCTCATCAATCGAATCACCCTTCCGCACCATAAGCCTTTCCCTCAGCTTTGCAAACGACGGGGGTAATATATAGCAAAACAACCCATTTCTGAAAGTCTTTCTTATCTGCTTTGCTCCATTCGAATCAATATCCAGGATCAAATCTATACCACTGTTTAATAATGCCGTTAACTCCTTCCTGGAAGTTCCATAATAATTACCATGAACTATGGCCCATTCGATGAAGGCATCTTCATCTATCATATTCTTAAATGTTTCTACAGAGACAAAGTGATAATCTCTGCCGTCAACTTCTGACGCACGGGCAGACCTGGTCGTATAAGACACCGAGTGCTGTATGTCGGGGATGTATTTAACAACCTCGTCGCAAAGTGTAGTCTTGCCGGCGCCTGACGGAGCAGATACTACTACCAGGAGTCCATCTCTTATCCACGGGCCTGTTTCACCCCCAACATGGTCTCTATGAATCTCCATCCGGCATAGTATACATTTTCAGACAAAAAATCTCAACAAATCTTAAAATATGTTCTTTCAGCATTTTATTCGCGGCACTGCCTATTCAATATTCTGAACCTGTTCCCTTACCCTCTCAATCTCAGTCTTCATGTCAACTACAATCTGAGCGATCTTAACATCCGATGCCTTTGATGCTATCGTATTTACTTCACGGTTGACCTCCTGCAGAAGGAAGTCTATACTGCGGCCTACAACCGACCCCTTTTCGAGCCTGTTCGTCAACTGGGAAATATGACTTCCGACCCTTACAATCTCCTCAGTTATATCCATACGTTCAATCATTATTGCAATTTCCTGGGCGAGCCTGTTCATATCCACCTGCAGACTACCTGAGATTTCCTTCACCCTTTCAGTATAACGTACCTTCATATCACGAATGACAGCCGGCACCCGTTTCTCAATGCGGTTAATCAGAGTATTCAGCAGGTTAATCCGCTTAATGAGATCCTTGTAAATTAGTTCACCCTCTCTTAATCTCATCTCCATTAGATTGTCTACAGACCTGGCTACAATTTTCATTATGGTTGTGTCAACATCAGCTTTATCAGTTTCACTGACGCGGGATAAAGTTAAGTCTCCAAGCGCCGCAAGGTCAGATATGCCTATTTCTTTTCTCAAGCTGAAATTGACCTTAAAATGCCTTGATAACTCCTTTAACAGGGCCTGGCAGCGGTT
Encoded here:
- the accB gene encoding acetyl-CoA carboxylase biotin carboxyl carrier protein; its protein translation is MKKKKSLVDLDYLRDLSEFLKDSDISELEIEKEGTRVRIKKLSPQSIYSPRRIHETLTASIPALPVNKGAQTITTEVVDDKYFTVRSPIVGTFFRSPTPGGESYVNVGDVVKKGQILCIVEAMKLMNEIEAEIDGKIVEALVEDSQPVEYGKALFKIEPL
- the efp gene encoding elongation factor P, whose translation is MIVVGDLRNGHKVEIDREPYKVIEAQHVKPAKGGAFCRTKLKSLKSGSVIERTYRINEKLDEPNLEEKEVQYLYCTEGQYWFMDVNSYEQLFVREDQLGDSKNYLKENMMLNILYFNGDPIGIDLPISVELTIVRTDPGIRGDTATGGTKPAYLETGAVVKVPLYLNEGDMIKVDTRTGTFLERVK
- the aroQ gene encoding type II 3-dehydroquinate dehydratase; the encoded protein is MSGRMPKVLIIHGPNLNMLGRRETGVYGSASLDEINNTLRLYAKELDAEVSFFQSNSEGKLIDIIHEADGAYDAIIINPGGYTHSSIALRDAVAAVSIPTVEVHMSNIYGREEFRHHSYISPVAVGQISGFGVNSYLLGLRAAVDAVRPAKK
- a CDS encoding tetratricopeptide repeat protein, with the translated sequence MNTDKRDRNFIPIAEEYIRTGRLDEAIDLLKEGITTYPDYLSARVSLGKAYIAKGMIEEAIQEFEHVVRVSPDNLLANRKLAFLYKDAGMVDSAIKSCEAVLIFSPRDMEISGLLNNLKQTSSSDDPAAPVIDFTSGWAVASEETPSDGISDEFLTESMGDICIAQGEKSKGIEIFRKILQKDPANESVRGKLMTHLGGIEGVGMGQSSGNNTASNSKVDSDTETTEQKTARLNDLLNKVRKNRG
- the coaBC gene encoding bifunctional phosphopantothenoylcysteine decarboxylase/phosphopantothenate--cysteine ligase CoaBC, with amino-acid sequence MGLSGRKIILGVTGSIAAYKSVYLLRRLVEHGADVTVVMTPEAEKFVAPLTFQVLSGNRVYTDMFDLSQGGEISHLYIGRKADMAIIAPATSNIIGKMAAGIADDLLSTILIACTCPVLIAPAMDYEMYENRIVQKNISYLRQLGVSFIGPVSGHLASGAEGSGRMSEPEDILAMVEETIAEPSVRDFEGRTVLVTAGPTREAVDPVRFLSNHSSGKMGYAVAAAAKRRGARVILISGPVAIDQPPGVEIVNVTSSEDMFNAVINRLPESDVVVMSAAVSDFKPAEVSDSKIKKDKLPSLNTDAEGITLHLVKTQDILNEISGKKGKQFITGFAAESENVVGNAKEKLISKNLDMIVANDITKAGAGFEVDTNIVTLLDRWGDVIEFPMMTKKTVADKILDHVIYRLINNFGA
- the rpoZ gene encoding DNA-directed RNA polymerase subunit omega, whose translation is MEIVSLPIVFDKDRLDSRFRLVVVATERARKLINGAKPCVPLRYLKESTVALEEIVSCDVVIVKGKDARKALRESIDQKEKLAAGSQSAAEEDQVKKEIEKELGNYVDDTEGSAGNSGAED
- the gmk gene encoding guanylate kinase, which encodes MEIHRDHVGGETGPWIRDGLLVVVSAPSGAGKTTLCDEVVKYIPDIQHSVSYTTRSARASEVDGRDYHFVSVETFKNMIDEDAFIEWAIVHGNYYGTSRKELTALLNSGIDLILDIDSNGAKQIRKTFRNGLFCYILPPSFAKLRERLMVRKGDSIDEIDRRMNVAREEIKDYRMYDYLIINDDFDRALTELKSIIVSARIRVERINNRWVENNFFEKIGG
- a CDS encoding YicC family protein, translated to MIQSMTGYGCSEGLYGNTVYKAEVRSINHKYCDITVRLPESLTRIEQGIRSQIARKFSRGKFDLFLTRMDNTVNNAIPVVDTEAINRCQALLKELSRHFKVNFSLRKEIGISDLAALGDLTLSRVSETDKADVDTTIMKIVARSVDNLMEMRLREGELIYKDLIKRINLLNTLINRIEKRVPAVIRDMKVRYTERVKEISGSLQVDMNRLAQEIAIMIERMDITEEIVRVGSHISQLTNRLEKGSVVGRSIDFLLQEVNREVNTIASKASDVKIAQIVVDMKTEIERVREQVQNIE